A window of the Tunturibacter empetritectus genome harbors these coding sequences:
- the atpB gene encoding F0F1 ATP synthase subunit A, with protein sequence MPTQTLFTQFLNQHFGAFTTSLLQTLHVHPKYPAYPITDSFAMELLVFLLLIAYFTLVRTTLSVEKPAGAQHLAEMTHEFVSEQGEQIIGHGSERFTSYLTSLGLFILLANLMGIIPGLKSPTAYAVVPLGFALVTFIYYHYHGIRENGWAYIKQFLGPVWWLYPLLLPIEIISHLARVLSLTVRLYANMFAGDLVTIAFFSLVPVGIPLIFLGLHLGVAVVQAYVFFLLAAIYLSLATAHDH encoded by the coding sequence ATGCCAACACAGACACTCTTCACTCAATTTTTGAATCAGCACTTCGGTGCGTTCACGACCTCGCTGCTGCAGACGCTGCATGTGCATCCGAAGTACCCGGCCTATCCGATTACGGATTCGTTTGCGATGGAGTTGCTGGTTTTTCTCTTGCTGATCGCGTACTTCACCCTGGTACGGACGACGTTGAGCGTTGAGAAGCCAGCCGGCGCGCAGCACCTGGCAGAGATGACCCATGAGTTTGTCTCGGAGCAGGGCGAGCAGATCATCGGCCACGGGTCGGAGCGTTTCACGAGCTACCTGACATCCCTGGGGCTGTTTATTTTGCTGGCCAACCTGATGGGCATCATTCCCGGGCTGAAGTCTCCTACGGCTTATGCCGTGGTGCCGCTAGGCTTCGCGCTGGTGACGTTCATCTACTACCACTATCACGGGATTCGCGAGAACGGCTGGGCATACATTAAGCAGTTTCTGGGTCCGGTGTGGTGGTTGTACCCGCTGCTGCTGCCGATTGAGATCATCTCGCACCTCGCTCGCGTTCTCTCGCTGACGGTTCGTCTCTACGCGAATATGTTTGCGGGAGACCTGGTGACGATCGCATTCTTCTCGCTGGTTCCGGTTGGAATTCCGCTGATCTTCCTGGGGCTGCACCTTGGCGTGGCTGTGGTGCAGGCTTACGTGTTCTTTCTGCTGGCGGCGATCTATCTCTCGCTGGCAACGGCGCACGATCATTGA
- a CDS encoding ATP synthase F0 subunit C — translation MKKLQYLFMSLAALLFATPAFAQGAAAPSPGAQWVPLAAGLGMALAAGLCGLGQGKATASATEALARNPGARPGIFIFLILGLAFIESLALFTFVIIFLKVQ, via the coding sequence ATGAAGAAGCTGCAATATCTTTTTATGTCGTTGGCCGCGCTGCTTTTCGCAACGCCGGCTTTTGCGCAGGGCGCTGCCGCCCCAAGCCCCGGAGCCCAGTGGGTTCCTCTGGCTGCGGGTCTGGGCATGGCGCTGGCTGCTGGTCTTTGCGGTCTGGGTCAGGGTAAGGCGACCGCTTCGGCAACCGAGGCGCTGGCACGTAACCCGGGCGCTCGTCCTGGAATCTTTATCTTCCTGATTCTTGGTCTGGCGTTTATTGAGTCGCTCGCGCTGTTCACGTTTGTCATCATCTTTCTCAAGGTCCAGTAA
- a CDS encoding NADH-quinone oxidoreductase subunit N, whose protein sequence is MSPNVLALLPELILTLTGVVVMLAEPCLKPGSSRKPLGWLAIAGTVAALAASWYQIQFGTVHAFSGTIQVDAFSVLFHFVIGSVVLVTLLGSLDFFEGNASHAGEYFALTLFGAVGMMLMTCSVELLMIFVGLEISSISTYIMCGFRKGQATGTESSIKYFLLGSFATAFFLYGVALAFGATGSTNIYAIAHGLETTTTPALAFTALALIVIGLGFKVSAAPFHVWTPDVYQGAPAPVVGLMSTAPKAAAFAVLLRITFTGFPTYQHRWAILMWILAALSMTIGNLGALMQRDVKRMLAYSSIAHAGYLLVAFTAFPYDGIAAACFYTATYAAMNVGAFAVVTQISGYDECARSIDDFTGLGQKRPYLAALLSFFLLSLIGIPFTGGFFGKFYVFSAAIHGGNVWLAVIGLLNSGVACFYYLRLLAAIYTRPGSESTRLNQLRRISVPAAIGIGLAAVATGALGILPSGAVSFAEYASHSTLIEQGRQECAASPDSCHLQLQFDEK, encoded by the coding sequence ATGTCCCCTAACGTCCTGGCCCTCCTTCCCGAGCTTATCCTCACCCTCACCGGTGTCGTTGTCATGCTCGCGGAGCCATGCCTGAAGCCAGGCTCCAGCCGCAAGCCTCTCGGCTGGCTAGCTATCGCGGGCACCGTCGCCGCTCTCGCAGCAAGCTGGTATCAGATTCAGTTCGGCACCGTCCACGCCTTCTCCGGCACCATTCAGGTCGACGCCTTTTCTGTACTCTTCCACTTCGTCATCGGCTCCGTTGTCCTGGTCACCCTGCTAGGCTCACTCGATTTCTTCGAAGGCAATGCCAGCCACGCGGGCGAGTACTTTGCCCTCACGCTCTTCGGCGCAGTCGGCATGATGCTGATGACCTGCTCGGTCGAACTGCTCATGATCTTCGTCGGTCTGGAGATCTCCTCGATCTCAACCTACATTATGTGCGGCTTCCGCAAGGGTCAAGCCACCGGCACCGAGTCCTCAATCAAATATTTCCTGCTCGGCTCCTTCGCCACGGCCTTCTTCCTCTACGGCGTAGCCCTCGCGTTCGGAGCCACGGGCTCGACCAACATCTACGCTATCGCCCACGGCCTCGAGACCACTACAACTCCTGCCCTCGCCTTTACCGCCCTCGCGCTCATCGTTATCGGTCTCGGCTTTAAAGTCTCCGCCGCGCCCTTCCATGTCTGGACCCCTGATGTCTATCAGGGCGCACCAGCGCCGGTCGTTGGCCTCATGTCGACCGCTCCCAAAGCCGCTGCCTTCGCCGTCCTGCTGCGCATCACCTTCACCGGCTTCCCCACCTATCAACATCGCTGGGCCATCCTGATGTGGATTCTCGCCGCCCTGTCGATGACCATCGGCAACTTGGGCGCCCTGATGCAGCGCGACGTCAAGCGCATGCTCGCTTACTCCAGCATCGCCCACGCCGGCTACCTCCTCGTCGCCTTTACTGCTTTTCCCTACGACGGTATCGCCGCAGCCTGCTTTTACACAGCGACCTACGCCGCGATGAACGTCGGTGCCTTCGCGGTCGTCACGCAGATCTCCGGCTACGACGAGTGCGCTCGCAGCATCGACGACTTTACCGGCCTCGGCCAGAAGCGTCCCTACCTCGCCGCTCTGCTCAGCTTCTTCCTGCTTTCGCTCATCGGAATCCCCTTCACCGGCGGCTTCTTCGGCAAGTTCTACGTCTTCTCGGCGGCGATTCACGGCGGCAATGTGTGGCTGGCGGTCATCGGCCTGCTCAACAGTGGCGTCGCCTGCTTCTACTACCTGCGTCTACTGGCTGCGATCTACACGCGCCCCGGCAGCGAAAGTACCCGCCTCAACCAGCTTCGCCGCATCAGTGTTCCTGCGGCGATTGGGATTGGTCTTGCTGCTGTGGCGACGGGCGCTCTCGGCATTCTCCCCAGCGGTGCGGTCTCCTTTGCGGAGTACGCCAGCCACTCGACTCTCATCGAACAGGGCCGACAGGAGTGTGCCGCCTCTCCCGATAGCTGCCACCTCCAGCTGCAGTTCGACGAGAAGTAA
- a CDS encoding complex I subunit 4 family protein produces MNIDHTILTVLIFVPLAGAVLLALLPDKGKLMQWGALAVTLITFVCTLHLPAHYDYSAVAGSFQFEQNHEWITSPAIRYHLGVDGLSMWLVVLTGFLAPLGVLVSWNTIGDRKKLFYTLFLLQQVAMIGIFVSLDLFLYYAFWELSLVPMTLLIATFGRSANRRRAAIKYFLYTFIPSAILLVGMLWVYARTGTFQLPELAQLAATHNISSNNAALWLASLAFLVAFAVKVPVFPLHGWLSDAIAEAPTAAVMVLVGKLGLYSILRFSFSIFPEQSRQIAPLMIALGAIGIVYGALFALVQKDLKQLAAYGALGHVSVVILGIFTFTIAGIDGGIYATLNEGIGAGAFFILLGILYERYGTYDMRDYGGLAAKLPWMVTLFVITTLSVIGLPMLNGFVGEFLVLTGGMQSAVTHHTRWTVLATTGVILTASYMLWMIQRVFYGDLNENTADVPVPDVTAREHLALWPLIAVMLFMGIASPYWLRAIDTAGTYLAQEPQPIEPAAAVSTIVPQTSAAQEATK; encoded by the coding sequence ATGAATATCGACCACACCATCCTGACCGTCCTCATCTTCGTCCCGCTCGCGGGCGCGGTCCTGCTGGCCTTGCTGCCCGACAAGGGCAAGCTGATGCAATGGGGTGCGCTCGCCGTCACCCTCATCACCTTCGTCTGCACCCTGCATCTGCCCGCACACTACGACTACTCCGCCGTCGCCGGCAGCTTCCAGTTCGAACAGAATCACGAGTGGATCACCTCGCCCGCCATCCGCTATCATCTCGGCGTTGACGGCCTTTCTATGTGGCTCGTCGTTCTCACAGGCTTCCTCGCCCCCCTCGGCGTCCTCGTCTCCTGGAACACCATCGGCGATCGCAAGAAGCTCTTCTACACTCTCTTCCTCCTGCAGCAGGTCGCGATGATCGGTATCTTCGTCTCGCTCGACCTCTTCCTCTACTACGCCTTCTGGGAACTCTCGCTGGTTCCCATGACATTGCTCATCGCAACCTTCGGCCGCAGCGCCAACCGTCGACGCGCCGCCATCAAATACTTCCTCTACACCTTCATCCCCTCAGCGATCCTCCTAGTCGGCATGCTCTGGGTCTACGCCCGCACCGGCACCTTCCAGCTCCCTGAGCTAGCCCAGCTTGCAGCCACCCACAATATCTCCAGCAATAACGCGGCACTCTGGCTGGCCTCGCTCGCCTTCCTCGTAGCCTTCGCGGTGAAAGTTCCAGTCTTCCCGCTCCACGGCTGGCTCTCTGACGCAATCGCCGAAGCCCCTACCGCCGCCGTGATGGTGTTGGTTGGCAAACTTGGCCTCTACTCCATCCTGCGCTTCTCCTTCAGCATCTTCCCCGAGCAGTCCCGCCAGATCGCCCCCCTCATGATCGCCCTCGGAGCCATCGGCATCGTCTACGGGGCACTCTTCGCTCTCGTTCAAAAAGATCTCAAGCAACTAGCCGCATACGGCGCACTCGGGCACGTCAGCGTCGTCATCCTCGGCATCTTCACCTTCACCATCGCGGGTATCGATGGAGGCATCTACGCCACCCTCAACGAAGGCATCGGCGCCGGAGCTTTCTTCATCCTTCTCGGCATCCTCTACGAGCGCTACGGCACCTACGACATGCGCGACTACGGTGGTCTCGCCGCCAAGCTTCCCTGGATGGTGACCCTCTTCGTCATCACAACCCTATCGGTGATCGGCTTGCCGATGCTCAACGGCTTCGTAGGCGAGTTCCTCGTCCTCACCGGCGGCATGCAGTCCGCAGTTACTCATCACACTCGCTGGACGGTGCTCGCCACCACTGGCGTCATCCTCACCGCCTCCTACATGCTCTGGATGATTCAGCGCGTCTTCTATGGCGATCTGAACGAGAACACAGCCGACGTTCCAGTCCCTGACGTCACCGCCCGCGAACACCTCGCACTCTGGCCTCTCATCGCCGTGATGTTGTTCATGGGCATCGCGTCCCCCTACTGGCTGCGCGCCATCGACACCGCAGGCACCTACCTCGCGCAGGAGCCGCAGCCCATCGAACCCGCAGCCGCCGTCAGCACCATCGTCCCACAGACATCCGCCGCCCAGGAGGCCACGAAGTAA
- the nuoL gene encoding NADH-quinone oxidoreductase subunit L, giving the protein MPSASMISDYLWLIPLVPFAGFLINGTVGRKFPRPLISAVALLCTAIPAAIVAWLWIVMKAEGAPEVLRVVSQPWIAITGLQIDFALTVDHLTLIMLGVVTGVGFLIHVYSVGYMAHEEGYWRFFAYLNLFMFFMLVLVLAESFLLLFVGWEGVGLASYLLIGFYFTKDSAANAGKKAFIVNRIGDFGFLLAMFLLVREFGSLDFSHIFQAISVNPGWNGGILTAIALLLVLGAAGKSAQIPLYVWLPDAMEGPTPVSALIHAATMVTAGIYMVARCHVLFDRSPYALGVVAIIGAATAIFAACIGMVQHDIKRVLAYSTVSQLGYMFLACGVGAYTAGIFHLLTHAFFKALLFLSAGSVIHALSGEQDMRKMGGLRKRIPVTFWTMTMGVFAISGIPPLAGFFSKDEILYQAFVSNNPLGKLLWLVGLITAGMTSFYMFRLWFKTFFGPEHFEERTDLHDHGAAVHTHSGSHAVMVVDPEDNHTHGVHESPAIMTVPLAILALLSIIGGWVGVPAAMGGHNEIEHFLDPVFSTGAAVEAASTSHGSELGLAVVSVLVALAGLGIAYLFYYKKPGTAAALAAKMPALYNLVDHKFYIDEIYGALIVSPLLMFSRLFLGGIIDGGIVNGSGAAAGATTRGFSSLVRRVQSGNIRSYAGWLALGAAAVLLVMIFGRSIWMH; this is encoded by the coding sequence ATGCCCTCTGCCTCCATGATCTCCGACTACCTCTGGCTGATCCCGCTCGTCCCCTTTGCCGGCTTTCTGATCAACGGCACAGTGGGCCGCAAGTTTCCCCGTCCTCTGATCTCCGCCGTCGCTCTGCTCTGCACTGCTATTCCAGCCGCGATCGTTGCGTGGCTCTGGATCGTCATGAAGGCCGAAGGTGCGCCCGAAGTCCTCCGCGTCGTCAGCCAGCCGTGGATCGCAATCACCGGCCTCCAGATCGACTTCGCCCTTACCGTCGATCACCTCACCCTCATCATGCTCGGCGTCGTCACCGGCGTCGGCTTCCTCATTCACGTTTATTCGGTCGGCTATATGGCGCATGAAGAGGGATACTGGCGTTTCTTCGCCTACCTGAACCTCTTCATGTTCTTCATGCTCGTCCTCGTCCTCGCTGAGAGCTTCCTCCTGCTCTTCGTCGGTTGGGAGGGAGTAGGTCTCGCCTCCTACCTACTCATCGGCTTCTACTTCACCAAGGACTCCGCCGCCAACGCCGGGAAAAAAGCATTCATCGTCAACCGCATCGGCGACTTCGGCTTCCTCCTCGCGATGTTCCTCCTCGTTCGCGAGTTCGGCTCCCTCGACTTCTCGCACATCTTTCAGGCGATCAGCGTCAACCCCGGCTGGAACGGCGGCATTCTCACCGCGATCGCCCTTCTGCTTGTCCTCGGTGCGGCGGGCAAATCCGCGCAGATCCCGCTGTACGTCTGGCTCCCCGACGCGATGGAAGGTCCCACCCCCGTCTCCGCGCTCATCCATGCGGCGACGATGGTCACCGCCGGCATCTACATGGTCGCGCGCTGCCATGTGCTCTTCGACCGCAGCCCCTACGCGCTCGGCGTCGTTGCTATCATCGGCGCGGCTACGGCCATCTTTGCCGCCTGCATCGGCATGGTACAGCACGATATCAAACGCGTCCTCGCCTACTCCACCGTCTCTCAGCTCGGCTATATGTTCCTGGCCTGCGGAGTCGGAGCCTACACGGCAGGCATCTTCCATCTGCTCACCCACGCCTTCTTCAAGGCGCTGCTCTTCCTCTCTGCCGGCTCGGTCATCCACGCGCTCTCCGGCGAGCAGGACATGCGCAAGATGGGCGGTCTCCGCAAGCGCATCCCGGTCACCTTCTGGACGATGACGATGGGCGTCTTCGCCATCTCCGGCATCCCGCCACTGGCCGGTTTCTTCTCCAAGGACGAGATCCTCTACCAGGCCTTCGTCTCGAACAATCCTCTAGGCAAACTGCTATGGCTAGTCGGCCTCATCACAGCGGGAATGACCTCCTTCTATATGTTCCGCCTCTGGTTCAAGACCTTCTTTGGTCCTGAACACTTTGAGGAGCGTACGGATCTCCACGATCACGGAGCAGCCGTCCACACTCACTCCGGCAGCCACGCCGTTATGGTCGTCGACCCAGAAGACAACCATACGCACGGCGTCCACGAGTCCCCCGCGATCATGACCGTTCCGCTCGCTATCCTCGCGCTGCTGTCGATTATTGGCGGGTGGGTAGGCGTTCCCGCAGCTATGGGCGGCCATAACGAGATCGAACACTTCCTGGATCCCGTCTTCAGCACAGGTGCCGCCGTCGAAGCAGCATCCACCAGCCACGGTTCCGAGCTTGGTCTCGCCGTAGTCTCCGTCCTCGTCGCACTCGCAGGTCTCGGCATCGCCTACCTCTTCTATTACAAGAAGCCCGGCACCGCCGCAGCCCTCGCAGCAAAAATGCCAGCCCTCTACAACCTCGTCGACCACAAGTTCTACATCGACGAGATCTATGGCGCCCTCATCGTCTCCCCGCTGCTCATGTTCAGCCGACTCTTCCTCGGCGGCATCATCGATGGCGGCATCGTCAACGGCTCTGGCGCCGCCGCTGGCGCAACTACGCGAGGCTTCAGCTCTCTCGTCCGCCGCGTTCAGTCTGGAAACATTCGCTCTTACGCCGGTTGGCTCGCACTCGGGGCCGCCGCCGTTCTACTCGTCATGATCTTCGGCCGCTCCATCTGGATGCACTAA
- the nuoK gene encoding NADH-quinone oxidoreductase subunit NuoK — protein MLPQVPIAAYLILAAVLFSTGVAAFLIKRNLITIFMSIELMLNAVNLTFVAFAHMWHQVSGQIFVFFVMVVAAAEAAVGLAIIIAIFRTRETLNVDQIDLMKS, from the coding sequence ATGCTTCCACAAGTGCCCATCGCCGCCTACCTCATCCTCGCTGCTGTACTGTTCTCCACCGGCGTCGCGGCCTTCCTCATCAAACGCAACCTCATCACCATCTTCATGTCGATTGAGCTCATGCTCAACGCCGTCAACCTCACCTTCGTCGCCTTCGCGCATATGTGGCACCAGGTCTCCGGCCAAATCTTCGTCTTCTTCGTGATGGTGGTCGCCGCAGCCGAGGCCGCCGTCGGCCTTGCCATCATCATCGCCATCTTCCGCACGCGTGAAACGCTGAACGTCGACCAGATCGACCTGATGAAATCGTGA
- a CDS encoding NADH-quinone oxidoreductase subunit J family protein: MQLALFLIFGGLAVAGALNLLLQRHPINSALSLVVVMMSLAVLYWSLGAEFLAASQVIVYSGAIMVFFVFVIMLLNAGEEERTTGSRAAYLVGFPGAAAIFCLLSFVFLSERKALGYTNIGGYLNHVTSNISEISTILFTKLLLPFEVTSILILVAILGAVVLARKEQ; this comes from the coding sequence ATGCAACTGGCACTCTTTCTCATCTTTGGTGGGCTGGCCGTAGCAGGGGCGCTTAACCTCCTCCTGCAGCGCCATCCCATCAACAGCGCACTCTCGCTGGTCGTCGTCATGATGTCGCTGGCGGTCCTCTACTGGTCGCTGGGGGCCGAGTTCCTCGCCGCCTCCCAGGTCATCGTCTACTCGGGCGCCATCATGGTCTTCTTCGTCTTCGTCATCATGCTCCTGAACGCAGGCGAAGAGGAGCGAACCACTGGCAGCCGAGCCGCGTACCTCGTCGGCTTCCCCGGTGCCGCTGCCATCTTCTGTCTGCTCAGCTTCGTCTTCCTTTCAGAGCGCAAGGCTCTCGGCTACACCAACATCGGCGGCTATCTCAACCACGTCACCAGCAACATCTCCGAGATCAGCACCATCCTCTTCACCAAGCTGCTTCTGCCCTTCGAAGTCACCTCGATCCTCATCCTGGTAGCCATCCTCGGAGCCGTTGTGCTCGCGCGAAAGGAGCAATAG
- the nuoH gene encoding NADH-quinone oxidoreductase subunit NuoH, with the protein MSHLSPFQTFLLLSILKVAVVTVLTLMAVAYTVLLERKFLGRIQNRWGPSRVGPFGLMQPMADGIKLFLKEDLLPIAAERPLFIAAPIIALTCALISIAVVPFGGMQTVKGVEMFNIADLNIGLLVILGITSIGVYGIALSGWSSNNKFSLLGSLRATSQMISYELALGLSLVGVVLRAQSLSLRDIVNSQGAHGLLSWNVFGGFQFVGFFIYIMAAYAETNRAPFDLPEAESELVAGYHTEYSSMKFAMFFMAEYANMITVSCVASLLFFGGASSPLGHLLPADFGGPILSAIFPILWFVGKVLGFLLLFIWVRGTLPRFRYDQLMSFGWKFLLPLAMANIIVTSLVIALRS; encoded by the coding sequence GTGAGCCACCTCAGCCCATTTCAGACATTTCTGCTGCTCAGCATCCTCAAGGTTGCGGTGGTCACCGTCCTCACGCTGATGGCGGTCGCTTATACCGTTCTGCTGGAGAGAAAGTTCCTGGGCCGCATCCAGAATCGCTGGGGACCCTCCCGCGTCGGACCCTTCGGCCTGATGCAGCCGATGGCTGATGGCATCAAGCTCTTCCTCAAAGAGGACCTCCTGCCTATCGCGGCAGAACGGCCCCTCTTCATCGCCGCGCCGATCATCGCGCTGACCTGTGCACTGATCTCCATCGCGGTTGTCCCCTTCGGCGGTATGCAAACGGTTAAGGGCGTCGAGATGTTCAACATCGCCGACCTCAACATCGGGCTGCTCGTCATCCTGGGCATCACCTCCATCGGGGTCTACGGGATCGCACTCTCGGGGTGGTCCTCGAACAATAAGTTCTCCCTCCTCGGCAGCCTTCGTGCGACCTCGCAGATGATCAGCTACGAGTTGGCTCTCGGTCTGTCTCTTGTCGGCGTCGTTCTCCGTGCGCAGTCGCTCAGTCTGCGCGATATCGTCAACAGCCAGGGCGCACACGGCCTGCTTAGCTGGAACGTCTTTGGCGGCTTCCAGTTCGTTGGCTTCTTCATCTACATCATGGCCGCCTATGCTGAGACCAATCGCGCGCCCTTCGACCTTCCCGAAGCCGAGTCCGAGCTCGTCGCCGGCTATCACACCGAGTACAGCTCCATGAAGTTCGCCATGTTCTTCATGGCCGAGTACGCGAACATGATCACCGTAAGCTGCGTCGCTAGCTTGCTCTTCTTTGGCGGAGCCTCCAGCCCTCTCGGCCATCTGCTCCCAGCGGACTTTGGCGGCCCCATCCTCTCCGCCATCTTCCCAATCCTCTGGTTCGTAGGCAAGGTTCTAGGCTTCCTTCTGCTCTTTATCTGGGTACGTGGCACGCTGCCGCGCTTCCGTTACGACCAGCTCATGAGCTTCGGCTGGAAGTTTCTCCTGCCGCTTGCCATGGCCAACATCATCGTCACAAGTTTAGTCATTGCCTTACGGAGTTAG
- a CDS encoding molybdopterin-dependent oxidoreductase, with protein MADVTLTVDGKKITAPAGTLLLEACKSAGIEIPAFCYYPGLSLQAACRMCVVRIEKMPKLQTACTTPVAEGMVVTSESPEIAQARKATLQLLLGNHPLDCPVCDAGGECELQDMTFKYGAADSFYAEPKNHREEQKWSPVVYFDRPRCILCYRCVRMCGEGMDVFALGIQNRGSSSVIAPNVPAQMSPDDLAHVDCEQCGMCIDACPVGALTSGTYRYKTRPWEMNHVSTICTHCGDGCKTTLGVRSTTDGSEIVRGDNRDKSGINVDFLCNKGRYAFDFANNEDRITQPLVRQPNGEMKPVSWEVALDHVGKRLRELRDTRGGKSIGVIGSNRTTNEEAYLLQKFARTVLGTNNIDHHRTADYVAFARALAGTTDRTASLKDTLTAPAIMILGGDPTIQAPATAWNIRTNVRNNRARLYIANSAEIKLRRQAKAFAHIAPFSYGALASFIAGDDSAVDALTHSGADASSFHEFRKAIRAEESLLVLLGSEFRDADLQRLLAFGKTLPNRKFALISDYVNSRGAADMGLLPDLLPGYTPLAGNTTFAEYNTPTTPGLDLLEMFEAAGRGELSALYVVGTNPVSRYSVDPASLKDTFVVVQDMFLTETAAVADVILPASNLYEKSGSVTNSYGDLQLVNKAGDRAGVRSDFELIVRIADKMGANMKVLVPFGKGTRADMGQSRGAQSGEADRHAVWLSANNMEPKLSPFDPFAILDEIQRLVPGYNLLRLQLLSGNDQHLQPAVTVTDLVQISKRRDLVLPANDTLFTSGTLGRYSAMLSDLQHNESLRPPTGLTQIQTAAD; from the coding sequence ATGGCAGACGTAACCCTTACCGTAGACGGTAAAAAAATCACCGCACCCGCAGGCACGCTTCTGCTCGAGGCCTGCAAGTCCGCCGGTATTGAGATCCCAGCCTTCTGCTACTACCCCGGCCTCTCGTTACAGGCAGCATGCCGGATGTGCGTCGTGCGCATCGAGAAGATGCCGAAGCTCCAGACCGCCTGCACCACGCCGGTCGCCGAGGGCATGGTCGTGACCAGCGAGTCGCCCGAGATCGCCCAGGCCCGCAAGGCTACACTCCAGCTTCTGCTCGGCAACCATCCCCTCGACTGTCCGGTCTGCGACGCCGGCGGCGAGTGCGAGTTGCAGGACATGACCTTCAAGTATGGCGCGGCCGACAGCTTCTACGCCGAACCCAAGAACCATCGCGAAGAACAGAAGTGGTCCCCCGTCGTCTACTTCGATCGTCCGCGCTGCATCCTTTGTTATCGCTGCGTGCGCATGTGCGGCGAAGGCATGGACGTCTTTGCTCTCGGCATTCAAAACCGGGGCAGCTCTTCAGTCATCGCCCCAAATGTCCCCGCGCAGATGTCTCCCGACGATCTCGCCCACGTGGACTGCGAGCAGTGCGGCATGTGCATCGACGCCTGCCCGGTCGGCGCGCTGACCTCCGGCACCTATCGCTACAAGACGCGGCCCTGGGAGATGAATCACGTCTCGACCATCTGCACGCACTGCGGCGATGGATGCAAGACCACCCTCGGCGTTCGCAGCACCACGGACGGCTCCGAGATCGTCCGCGGCGACAACCGCGACAAATCCGGCATCAACGTCGACTTCCTCTGCAACAAGGGCCGCTACGCCTTCGACTTTGCCAACAATGAAGACCGCATCACCCAGCCGCTTGTTCGCCAGCCCAACGGCGAGATGAAGCCCGTCAGCTGGGAGGTTGCACTCGACCACGTCGGCAAGAGGCTCCGCGAACTTCGCGACACGCGCGGCGGCAAGAGCATTGGCGTCATCGGCTCCAATCGCACCACCAACGAAGAGGCCTACCTGCTACAGAAGTTCGCTCGCACCGTGCTGGGCACCAACAACATCGATCACCATCGCACCGCGGACTACGTAGCCTTTGCCCGCGCCCTAGCAGGAACCACAGATCGTACCGCCAGCCTGAAGGACACGCTGACCGCGCCGGCCATCATGATCCTCGGCGGCGACCCCACCATCCAGGCACCCGCCACCGCGTGGAATATCCGCACCAACGTCCGCAACAACCGCGCCCGGCTCTACATCGCCAACTCTGCCGAGATCAAGCTTCGCCGCCAGGCCAAGGCCTTCGCGCACATTGCACCCTTCAGCTACGGCGCACTGGCCAGCTTCATCGCCGGAGACGACAGTGCCGTTGATGCCCTCACCCACTCCGGCGCAGACGCATCCTCCTTTCACGAATTCCGCAAGGCCATCCGCGCCGAGGAGAGCCTCCTCGTCCTTCTCGGATCGGAGTTCCGCGACGCAGATCTGCAGCGCCTCCTCGCTTTCGGCAAGACGCTGCCGAACCGCAAGTTCGCCCTCATCTCCGACTACGTCAACTCACGCGGCGCAGCAGACATGGGCCTGCTCCCCGACCTGCTTCCCGGCTACACTCCACTCGCAGGCAACACCACCTTCGCCGAGTACAACACTCCTACCACTCCAGGTCTCGATCTGCTCGAGATGTTCGAAGCCGCTGGACGTGGCGAACTCTCAGCGCTCTACGTCGTCGGAACGAACCCAGTCTCCCGATACAGCGTCGATCCCGCATCCCTCAAGGACACCTTCGTGGTGGTGCAGGATATGTTCCTCACCGAGACCGCAGCCGTGGCCGATGTCATTCTTCCGGCCTCGAACCTCTACGAGAAGTCCGGCTCCGTGACCAACAGCTACGGCGACCTTCAGCTCGTAAACAAGGCTGGCGATCGTGCCGGAGTCCGCAGCGACTTCGAGTTGATCGTCCGGATCGCCGACAAGATGGGCGCGAACATGAAGGTTCTGGTTCCCTTCGGCAAAGGCACGCGGGCCGATATGGGCCAGTCCCGCGGCGCACAGTCCGGCGAGGCCGACCGCCATGCAGTGTGGCTTTCAGCGAACAACATGGAGCCGAAGCTCAGCCCCTTCGATCCCTTCGCAATTCTCGACGAGATACAGCGCCTCGTCCCCGGATACAACCTGCTACGCCTTCAGCTGCTCAGTGGCAACGACCAGCATCTGCAGCCAGCTGTAACCGTAACCGACCTCGTTCAAATAAGCAAACGCCGCGACCTCGTCCTTCCGGCGAACGATACACTATTTACCTCGGGCACCCTGGGACGCTACTCCGCCATGCTCTCCGACCTGCAGCATAACGAGAGCCTTCGTCCTCCAACCGGCCTCACCCAGATTCAGACTGCAGCCGACTAA